Proteins from a single region of Oreochromis niloticus isolate F11D_XX linkage group LG7, O_niloticus_UMD_NMBU, whole genome shotgun sequence:
- the LOC100698823 gene encoding amyloid-beta A4 precursor protein-binding family A member 1 — MSHKYQGEATGEGSEEHKEVSGPQRSRQPNGTTGDPPVRRSWRPCQMLNQDGELNPHHHHHPPPHHHHHHHHHHPPGGRGPPRHRRRPPSGQGQGQSQPLSPGSAPAAVSQDADPRPVQQPRAAVTRYRRHGDPNPRLRSHRQRQPFREVQDSSPGVEEREGPGQVQVQESSTADLVLDQSQDRESSHQTPIAVVTPTHLVSGAAPCEVQLDTHNAPPDDAEEDLQERKMECEQESDLKEDHRKQEKVGDEDGDRHPGEGHSGCGHDEKAEEYAERVEEDEERVMDNVEEDPSAQGSEITDLCSDTESAASLSMDGPLHSPPPLHSPTPPSSPDVPAFPQLDHFSEDASMSPLPDNDLPPEEEEDEDCSESCSLSHSTSCSESYPKTYADFYTESHQKSYSEPVYESYSESKPHPNSFPEPLKTSYPEPNREPRRQASQRTEANRGHQESRQEPFTTHRQENVQKGAPPSPIEGSHHVPRQARDRRSQRSPLDRSVGCRLHHYDGQSDGEGGSADQSPVTKNRRQPPRQPETQAKTPPSGLSSSGEAQDEQNAEGAKGSGDAISLAIKDIKEAIEGVKTKTMRSPYTPDQPVEPIWVMRQEVSPTEDAYPLQTTAGHSSPHSPSESASESPSCYTSAPVRDPVSPLRADHSSRAPNPQSYHTGQSQHNHHHHLHQQGHHSQQRDAARSPQTYTQPQPYPHMPPNQHQQCQHQQQQQLPSQQPQTQAQPQSPPQKQSVQEIRRSLPQFPTFVDVPGPCDPEDLIDGIIFAATYLGCTHLLSERTPTKSARMQQAQEAMSRVRAAQKQAKNRKKSPDDEAPSTAEVDLFMSTQRIKVLNADTQECLMDLPLRTISYIADIGNMVVLMARGKMVRSRSAQENLDSTAEQTTITQDDRRLYRMICHVFESEDAQLIAQSIGQSFSVAYQEFLRANGIDPEDLSQREYSDLLNTQDMYNDDLIHFSKSENCRDVYIEKQKGEILGVVIVESGWGSILPTVIIASMMHAGPAEKSGRLNIGDQIMTINGTSLVGLPLSTCQSIIKGLKSQSRIKMNIVRCPPVTMVLIRRPDLRYQLGFSVQNGIICSLMRGGIAERGGVRVGHRIIEINSQSVVATPHEKIVQILSNAMGEIHMKTMPAAMYRLLTAQEQPVYI, encoded by the exons ATGAGCCACAAGTATCAGGGAGAGGCAACGGGGGAAGGCAGCGAGGAGCACAAGGAGGTCTCGGGGCCTCAGAGGAGCAGGCAGCCCAATGGGACCACTGGAGACCCTCCTGTACGCCGGTCCTGGAGACCATGTCAGATGCTCAACCAGGATGGGGAACTGAATCcccatcatcaccatcaccctcctcctcaccatcaccaccaccatcaccaccaccacccaccTGGAGGTCGTGGACCGCCTCGGCACCGCCGCCGGCCTCCATCAGGGCAAGGGCAAGGGCAAAGTCAGCCTCTGAGTCCGGGCTCTGCCCCAGCTGCGGTTAGTCAGGATGCTGACCCACGTCCTGTCCAGCAACCCCGCGCTGCCGTCACTCGCTACCGCCGTCACGGTGACCCTAACCCCAGACTGAGAAGTCACAGACAGCGGCAGCCATTCAGAGAGGTTCAGGACTCCTCACCAGGTGTGGAAGAGAGAGAAGGTCCAGGGCAGGTGCAGGTGCAGGAATCATCCACAGCTGATCTTGTATTGGACCAATCACAGGACAGGGAATCTTCTCACCAGACTCCCATTGCTGTTGTTACACCCACCCATCTTGTATCTGGTGCTGCACCCTGTGAAGTACAGCTTGACACTCACAATGCTCCTCCTGATGATGCTGAAGAAGATCTCCAGGAGAGAAAAATGGAGTGTGAGCAGGAATCAGATCTTAAAGAGGATCATCGAAAGCAGGAGAAGGTAGGGGATGAAGATGGAGACCGCCACCCAGGAGAAGGTCACTCTGGCTGCGGGCATGATGAGAAAGCTGAGGAGTATGCTGAGAGGgtggaggaggatgaagagagAGTGATGGACAATGTGGAGGAGGATCCTTCAGCTCAGGGAAGTGAAATCACAGATCTCTGCTCTGACACGGAGAGTGCTGCCTCGCTCAGTATGGATGGACCTCTCCACAGCCCACCTCCACTTCACTCACCAACTCCTCCTTCCTCCCCTGATGTTCCAGCTTTCCCCCAGCTGGACCACTTCAGTGAGGACGCCAGTATGAGCCCTCTACCCGATAATGACCTGCCAccagaagaagaggaggatgaggatTGCTCTGAGTCGTGCTCGTTGTCCCACTCCACTTCTTGCTCTGAATCTTATCCAAAAACCTATGCAGACTTTTATACAGAGTCCCACCAAAAGTCTTACTCAGAGCCGGTCTACGAGTCATACTCTGAGTCAAAACCCCATCCCAACTCTTTTCCCGAGCCGCTTAAGACCTCCTACCCTGAGCCAAACAGGGAACCTCGCAGGCAGGCCAGTCAGAGGACCGAGGCTAACAGGGGCCACCAGGAGTCCCGCCAAGAGCCCTTTACCACCCACAGACAGGAGAATGTACAAAAAGGAGCTCCGCCCTCCCCCATCGAGGGCTCCCATCATGTCCCGAGGCAGGCCAGAGACCGGCGCTCACAGCGCTCCCCTCTGGATCGCTCTGTTGGCTGCCGGCTGCACCACTATGACGGTCAGTCTGACGGCGAGGGAGGCAGTGCCGATCAAAGCCCTGTCACTAAAAACCGCAGGCAGCCACCCAGACAGCCAGAAACCCAAGCCAAGACACCTCCATCTGGGCTGAGCAGCTCAGGTGAGGCCCAGGATGAGCAGAATGCAGAAGGTGCAAAGGGCTCAGGAGATGCCATCAGCTTAGCAATTAAAGACATCAAGGAGGCGATTGAGGGGGTGAAGACAAAGACGATGCGCTCCCCATACACACCTGACCAACCTGTGGAGCCGATCTGGGTGATGAGACAGGAGGTCAGCCCCACGGAGGATGCGTACCCCCTGCAGACTACAGCTGGCCAT TCTTCTCCTCACTCACCCTCTGAGTCTGCTTCTGAGTCTCCGAGCTGCTACACCTCAGCTCCAGTTCGGGATCCGGTCAGTCCCCTGAGGGCTGATCACTCTTCTAGAGCCCCCAATCCCCAAAGTTATCACACTGGACAGTCCCAGCACaaccatcaccaccacctgcACCAACAAGGCCACCATTCACAGCAGAGGGATGCCGCTAGGTCACCGCAGACATACACCCAGCCACAGCCGTACCCACACATGCCGCCTAATCAGCATCAACAGTGtcaacatcagcagcagcagcagcttccctCTCAACAGCCACAGACTCAGGCTCAGCCGCAGTCACCTCCTCAGAAGCAGTCTGTGCAGGAG ATTCGCAGATCTCTTCCACAGTTTCCCACGTTTGTAGACG TCCCGGGACCGTGTGACCCTGAAGACCTTATTGATGGCATCATCTTTGCAGCGACCTACCTGGGCTGCACCCACCTGCTGTCAGAGAGGACACCCACAAAGAGCGCCCGCATGCAGCAGGCTCAAGAGGCCATGAGCAGAGTCCGG GCAGCTCAGAAACAGGCGAAGAACAGGAAGAAG AGCCCCGACGACGAGGCTCCATCCACTGCTGAGGTTGATCTATTCATGTCCACACAAAGGATCAAGGTCCTCAATGCAGACACTCAG GAGTGTTTAATGGACCTGCCCCTGAGGACAATCTCCTACATAGCTGACATCGGTAACATGGTGGTCCTGATGGCCCGAGGGAAGATGGTCCGGTCCCGCAGCGCACAGGAAAACCTGGACAGCACAGCAGAGCAAACCACCATAACCCAAGATGACAGAAGACTGTACAGAATGATCTGCCACGTCTTCGAGTCTGAGGAT GCTCAGCTCATCGCTCAGTCCATCGGCCAGTCCTTCAGCGTTGCCTACCAGGAGTTCCTCAGGGCCAACGGCATCGACCCCGAGGACCTGAGCCAGAGGGAGTACAGTGACCTGCTCAACACTCAGGACATGTACAACGACGACCTCATCCACTTCTCCAAGTCGGAGAACTGCAGAGAC GTTTACATCGAGAAGCAAAAAGGCGAGATCCTCGGCGTGGTGATCGTGGAGTCTGGCTGGGGGTCAATCCTCCCCACAGTCATCATCGCTAGCATGATGCACGCCGGCCCAGCGGAGAAGTCTGGCCGACTCAACATCGGAGATCAGATCATGACCATAAATGGTACGAGCTTGGTGGGTTTACCTCTCAGCACCTGCCAGAGCATCATCAAG GGTCTCAAGTCTCAGTCCAGGATCAAGATGAACATTGTCAGGTGCCCTCCTGTCACCATGGTGCTCATTCGCAGGCCGGATCTCCGATACCAGCTAGGCTTCAGCGTCCAGAATGGCATA ATCTGCAGTCTGATGAGAGGCGGTATCGCTGAGAGAGGAGGCGTCCGCGTTGGTCACCGCATCATCGAGATCAACAGCCAGAGCGTCGTGGCGACTCCTCACGAGAAAATTGTTCAGATCCTGTCCAATGCCATGGGAGAG ATCCACATGAAGACGATGCCTGCAGCCATGTACCGTCTGCTGACAGCACAGGAACAACCTGTCTACATCTGA